TTTCAATCGCATTGAGCAAATGAGAAAAATCCTTTTGCCGTTGCTGGTTCTTTCCGTCTCCTTTGTCTCCTGTGCGAGGAAGGAAGTTACGAGGCCTCCCCTCCCACCTGCGCCTTCCAAGAGGATCGTCCTTCCCAGGGACAAGACAGGAGCCTACCCCGCGCCTTACGAAGTAGGGGGAAAGAGATACTACCCCCTTCCTGAATCCATTGGATTCGTTCAATATGGAAAAGCCTCATGGTACGGGGACGGGTTCCACGGGCGCCTTACATCCAGTGGTGAACCATTCGACATGCACAAGAAAAGTGCCGCCCACAAAACCCTTCCCCTGGGTTCCCTCGTGAAGGTTACCAATCTCGAAAACGGAAAACATACCATCGTTCGCATCAATGACCGCGGCCCTTTTGTCAAGGACCGCATCATTGATCTCTCCTATGCGGCGGCCAAGGAGATTGATCTGGTCGACAAGGGGGTGGCCGAGGTCAAAATAGTGGCCTTGGCCGAGGAGGTCGGGGAGCAGGGGGAAAAGGGAACTTCACCTCCCGTGGTAAAGGTAGGGAATTTTGGGAGGGGGAAATTCACTGTGCAGGTAGGGGCATTCGAGAATGAGCGGAACGCCCTGGAACTCGCCAGGCGATTAAAGGTCCTCTATGATTACGTCAGGGTCATTGTCCACCGCGCCCGAAACGGAAAGAACTATTACAAGGTGTGGGTGTCCCAATGCGGTACCCTTGAACGGGCGCGGCGCATCGAGAAGGAACTTGAAGAGACCGGTTTCACAGGGGCCTTTATAGTAAGGATCTAAGACTTCAAAGTGTTACCCTCCTCGTGCCCTAATCAGCCGTACCCGTATTTTTCCTTGAGTTTACGGCAGACAATGGAAGGCACCAATCCGCTGATATCTCCCCCAAGACTGGCCGCCTCCTTGATGATGGTGGAACTGGTGTAAAACCACTTGTAGTCGGTCATCAAAAAGACGGATTGGACGTTGCGGTTCAACTTCCGGTTCATGAGCTGCATCTGAAATTCGTACTCGAAATCCGACATTGCCCTCAACCCCCTGAGGATCACGTTGGATTCCTTCTCCACCACGTAGTCCACCAACAACCCGTCGTATGTGTCCACTTCCACGTTGGGAATATCCTTGCAGACTTCCCTGATCATCTCCATGCGCTCGTCCATGGAAAAAAGGGGCACCTTGTTGGGGTTGTTAAGGAGTGCGATAATGACCTTGTCGAATATCTTCAAGGCCCTTGTGATGATACTCAAATGACCGTTGGTGATGGGATCGAAGGTCCCGGGATAAATCACCGTCTGCGTACTCATCAATCATCCTCGTAATGGTAAAGAGTTAGCTTGGTTTCACCGTAATATTTTCTTCCCGCCGTCTCGAGCCGGCCGATCTTCCCGGGAAGTTCGTCCCCCTTTGATGACTCGGCGACCACGATCGATGGAGATGCGAGGATTTCCGCGCTCTGAAGCAATTCCAAAACAGGTGGGAGCAAACCCTTCCCGTACGGGGGATCAACAAATACCAGGTCGAATCTGTCCTCTTTGAGAATCGCCCTGGATTTCAGAACCCGACTGACATCCCCCTTTACCACGACCGAAAAGGCCTCAAACCCGCAGACCCTGAGATTTTTCCTCACAAGACGGACCGATCGAAGTGAACGGTCAACAAACAGGGCCTTGCATGCTCCCCTGCTGAGGGCCTCGATTCCAAGGATTCCGGTCCCGGCAAAAAGGTCCAGGACCCGGGCTTCAGTCATGTCCTGCCCGAGAAGATCGAACATCGCCTCCCTGACCTTGTCCGCGGTGGGCCTGATATCCATCCCCTTCAAGGTCGCGAGGCGTCGCCCCTTCATCCGTCCACCGGTAATCCTCATTCGGCCCCTTCATTCGGTTCCTCAAAGCTAACGCCCCTCAGGGTTCGACCCCCCGGGCGTATCCGTATAATCAATCCCCCCGTCGCCTCCTGGGCTCCCGGTCACCGGGATCACCCTTTCAGGTCCTTCCCTTATTACACCCCGTCCCGCTCGCACTCGTCGCCTGCTGAGCCGGAAAAGGGTCATAGCCGGGCCTGAAATCGTGTAAGCAAGGGTGATCAGGAAGAGCATAAAGGTCGGACGATAGGCTATGACGATCCCCACCAGGATGACGGAGACCAGCATATTGAATGGTTTGCGGTGCCGTATGTCGAACTTTTTGAAGCTCAGGTAACGGATGGTGCTGACCATCAAAAATGAGAGGATATAGATCAGGGTCAAAGCCATGAAGGGTTTGCTCTGAAGGATTCCGCCCATTTCGTTTGCAAAAAGGACCCAGGAAGAAACCAGGGAGGCGGCCGCCGGGATGGGAAGACCCCGGAAGTAATTGGGCTCGACCACGCTTTTCTGAATATTGAAACGCGCGAGTCTGAGGGCTCCGCAAATCACGTACATAAATGCCGCCAGCCATCCCAGCCTCCCGTAAGGGGCAAGGGCCCACTTGAAGGCGAGTATTCCCGGAGCCACGCCGAAAGCGATGAGATCCGACAGGGAATCGTATTCGACTCCGAAATCACTGGTCGTATGGGTAAAACGCGCTACCCTGCCATCCAATCCATCGAAAAGGGCGGAAACAAGAATAGCGATCGCCGCCGCTTCGTACCTATCCTGCATTGAGGCTATGATCGCGTAAAATCCTCCGAACAGGCTGGCGGATGTGAAGAGGTTGGGAAGGAGGTAGATCCCCTTTCTACGGCTGGTCCGGTTTCTCTTTTTTCTTTTCGTACTCATGGCAGATACCCCAGTTTCGTCAGGCCGGCCTTGACCTTCTGGTTTCTTTGGACAAGGACGCGGCTTTCACGGGGAAGGTAGACATCCAGGCGTGATCCGAACCTGATCAGGCCGAACCGCATCCCAGCTTTGACCAGATCGTTTTCCCGGACCCAGCAGGCGATCCGCCGGGCGATCAGCCCTGCGATTTGAACCACCAGGAGTCTTCCGCCATCGGGAGTCTCCAAGGTGATCCGGTTATTCTCATTTTCTTCGGAAGCCTTGTCCAGGTTTGCGGAAAGGAATCTACCCGGGCGATATTGGATCTTACTGATCCTGCCGGTCGTGGGGATCCGGTTCACGTGAACGTCAAAAATCGACATGAAGATGCCCACCTTAAATGCAGGTTCACCGAAAGGATTTTCCCCGTCCTCCAGCGTACGGATCTCAACGACCCTTCCGTCGGCCGGGGCCAGGATCACCTTTTCCTCCACCTCAGCCCTTCGATCGGGATCCCGAAAAAAATAGATTGTGAAAAGGGTGAGAACGGCTGCCAAGATCCCCGGGACCAGCAAGTGAAAAAGCAGACAGGAAAGCGTGATGAGGATGCCTATCAGGATAAACGGAAACCCTTCACGGGCAACGGGCAGCCTGTTATGAATCTTCGTTCTTTCCACCTTTGATCGGGTCTTCATTTCCCGCCGATCCCGTCTCCGGGAATTATAGTCTGGAGTTCGCCTTCAAATCTTCAGGGGGATCACCTTTCCTGGAGAGCCCTGAGACCGCCGTCCCCCTTTGAAAGATCCGTCCGTTTCCACACCGGAGCGGAAGGGACAGATCACTCATTATATGTCCCGAGCATTGTTTGTCAATCTCCTGGGGCGATCGAGGTTTCACCCTGAGAAATGACCGGGTAGGGATTCGGCCGGATGTCCGGGGGCCTCATGTAGGTAGGAACGAGATCAGGCAGGCCGTCAAAATCGGCTTTGTGAAAACGCTTGAGGGCCAGACACCCCACGGAAGAGGCCCTTGGATTCCAGAGGCTCGATGGGGCCAGGAGCGCATCTTCCCCGAGCGCCTTTGATATAAGTGACCCCTGCCTCCCGAAATCGTTGCCCAGGAAAAAGGTTCTCTCCCTTACAATGGAAGAGAGCCTTTCAATCTTAATACTCATATCTTCGGTGACCCTCTCAACCTTCTCATCTTCAAGCCTTCGGAACAGGGCGGAAAAGACCTCTCCACGCCTGGATTCCAGGATCGCACATACCGGAAGAGCGCAACAGGGCGCCTGCAGGGCCAGGGCCTCGAGGCTGGAAATTCCGATCAAAGGGATATCCAGGCCCTGGCAAAACCCCTTGGCTGCGGCAAGACCCACCCGCAAACCCGTAAAGCTTCCGGGGCCGATCGCCGCTGCAACGGCCTTGAGATTCCGGGGACGAACCCCTGCATGCTCTAAAAGGTAGTCCACGGCAGGCATCAACCCCGTATAGTTCTTCCCCTGGGGAGCCAGAGAGAGTTCTCCCACCAGGTCGCCCTCCTCTTTCAGGAGAGCCACACTGAACTGTCTGCTCGAAGTGTTCAAGGCCAACAACACGGCGATCAAGACCTCCTATTGTTTAATCAGCTTCAAGATATCGTTGTAGGTCACGAAAATCATGAGAAAGATGAGGATTGCAAGGCCTACCTTCTGGGCAAGATCCCTCTTTTTCAGACTGATCGGCCTCCCGGAGACAAGTTCCACGAGGAGAAAGAGGAGAAGTCCGCCGTCAAGGATCGGGATGGGAAAAAGGTTGAGAATGCCGAGGTTGACGCTCACCATGGCCATAAAGGGAAGGAGCAGGGGAAGGCTTTCCTGGGCCACATCCCCCGTCATCTTCCCGATCATGATGGGCCCTCCCAGCAGTTTCAGGGACAAGCGGCCCCGCACAAGATCGACAACCACCATGCAGGTCCTCTCGATCCACTTCCAGGTCTCCAGAACGGCCCTCTGGAAAGCGGAAAGGGGACCGAATTCGATCTTTTTGTATTTTCCGCTCGAAACGATCCCGATAAGGGCGCTCTTGATTTCCTGCCCGTAAACCTTTTCAATGTGTTCCCTCGGGGTGACCTTGAAAGTCAACACCTTTCCGCCCCTCCGAACGGTGATCTCCAGGGGTATCCCGGCCTTGTCCCGGATGATCTCCCGCATCTCCAGCCATTCCTCGATCTTCTTCCCCTGTATGGACAAGACCACGTCACCCTTCTTCAATCCCGCCTCCGCCGCCGCGGATCCGGAGGTCACTTCCCCGATTTCGGGAAGGGTCACGTAGGCCCCCGATACCCAGTAGATACCGAAAAACAAGAAAAGGGCGAGGATCAGGTTGAATACGGGGCCCGCAGCCACGATGGCCATCCGTTTAAGCACGTGCTGGTTCTGGAAAGCACGCTCCTCGTCTTCCGGGGCGATGGGTTCCTCTTCTTCCCCGTCTTCTCCCAGCATCTTCACATAACCCCCGAGGGGAACGGCGGAAACGACATATTCCGTTTCACCTATGGTCTTGCCCACGATCCTGGGACCGAAACCCAGGGAAAACTTAAGGACCTTCACCCGAAAATATTTGGCCATGAGAAAGTGTCCCAGCTCGTGGAAAAAAATCAACACCCCCAACACAACAATAAAAGGAAGAGTATAATACAGGAAAAAATGCATGATTCTCCTTCGCGCATCCCCGCCCTGGAACTAAACCCTCGGTTCCCGTACTTTCCCCCAGACCGGGTCAACGACTCATCTTTTTGAGAAGATCCTCCGCCTTCCGCCTAGCCCATGCATCCGCTTCCATGACACTCTCGATATTCTCCACCTGAAAAGGGGCATGGGCCTCCATGGCCTTCTCGATGAGCTGTGGAATCTGTAAAAATCCGATCCTTTTTTCGAGAAAGGCCTCTACAGCCACCTCGTTGGCCCCGTTCATAACGGCGGGCATACTGTCCCCGATTTCCGCCGCCCGAAGGGCCAGGTCCAGGCAGCGGTACTTTCGCCGGTCGCAACGCTCGAAGCTCAAAGCAGCCGCATCCTCCAGACGCAGGGGTGGAACATGGGTTTCCAGGTGGTTCGGATAAGACAAGGCGTAAGAGATGGGAGTGGCCATATCCGGCACCCCCAACTGGGCGATTACGGACCCATCCTTATATTCCACCATGGAATGGATGATACTCTGGGGATGGATCAGGATACTGATTTGATCCATTTTCAGGTCAAAGAGCCATCGGGCCTCAATGGCCTCGAGCCCCTTGTTCATAAGGGTCGCGGAATCGATAGTGATTTTCCGTCCCATGCTCCAGTTTGGGTGCTGTAAGGCCTGCTCCGGAGTCACGGAGACCAGTTCCTCCAATGTCATGTTCCTAAACGGCCCCCCGGAAGCCGTCAGGATGATTCTCCTGAGATCTTCCCTCGGGTGACCTTGAAGGCACTGGAAGATGGCGCTGTGCTCGCTGTCCACGGGAAGGATGTTAATACCCTTTTCCCGCGCCTTTTCCATGACTAGACTTCCGGCCATCACCATAGTCTCCTTGTTAGCCAAGGCGACGTTCTTCCCTGCCTCGACGGCGGCGAAGGTAGGGATCAATCCTGCAGAACCCGTAATAGCGGAAATCACCGTGTCCACTTCATCGAGGGCGGCAAGGCGGGCGAACCCCTCCACCCCTGCGAAAACATACGGCAGCCCACCGGGGATTTTTTCCCTTAAGCTCGATGCGTCCGCCTCTTCAAGCACCGCCACCGCCCGGGGCTTGAATTTCCGAATCTGGAAGGCCAATAGGTCAAGGTTCTTCCCGGCACTGAGGGCCACAACGCGATATCGGTCCGGGAACTGCTCTATAATGCCAAGGGCGCTCGTGCCGATAGATCCGGTCGAGCCCAACAGAGCGACATTTTTCATTTTTCTTCAAATAGTCCTCTGAAATAATCGATCGTCCGCTTCAATCCCTCTTCGAGGGGTACCCGGGGCTCCCACCCGAGCCTCTCCCGGGCCAAAGTTATGTCGGGGCGCCGCCTCTTGGGATCATCCGGGATGGTAGGTTTGAATTCAAGTCTGGATTTGGAACCGGTCAACCGGATGATGAGTTTGGCCAGGTCCAGGATGCTCGATTCCGCCGGGTTTCCCAGGTTCACAGGGCCTGTGAAATCATCCCCGGCATTCATCATCTTGACAATACCATCGACCATGTCCTCAACATAGCAAAAAGATCTCGTCTGACTGCCGTCCCCGAAAATGGTGATGGGTTCACCATGCAGGGCCTGGGTGATGAAATTGCTGATGACTCTTCCATCATCCGGATGCATCCGCGGGCCGTAGGTGTTGAAAATCCGTACGACCCGGATATTGACTCCGTTCTGCCTGTGGTAGTCGAAAAAAAGGGTTTCCGCACACCGTTTCCCCTCATCATAACAGGCCCTCGGGCCGATTGGATTGACATTTCCCCAGTAGGCCTCTCCCTGAGGATGTTCCGTCGGATCTCCGTAAACCTCGCTGGTGGAGGCCTGAAGGACCTTGGCCTTCACCCTCTTTGCCAGCCCCAGCATGTGGATCGCGCCCATGACGCTGGTCTTGGTCGTTTTGACCGGGTTGAATTGATAATGTATGGGAGATGCCGGACAGGCCAGGTTGTAAATCTGGTCCACCTCTAGGAAGATGGGATTCACTATATCATGACGGATGACCTCAAAGCCGGGGTCCTTCAACAGGTGGAAAATATTCCTCTTTTGTCCGGTGAAGTAGTTGTCCAGGCAAAGGACATCACATCCGTCCTTCAGGAGTCGTTCGCATAGATGGGACCCCAGGAAGCCGGCACCCCCTGTGACAAGGACCCTTACCCTGTCGAATTTCGAGGTTCTGCTCATGAAATCCTTCCCTTTCTCCTTTCGGATCCTCATTGAGAATTTATGGGTGGGTATTTCGCAGTGCTGTGGGGGTCTTTATCTTCGATTCCGAATCTCCCGGGATCATGCCGACCAGGACAGATATAGATATAAAAGGGGTACGGCAAAGAGAAGAGCGTCGATCCTGTCCAGCACCCCTCCGTGTCCCGGAAGTATACCTCCCGAATCCTTGACCCCGCAAAGCCTCTTGATCATGGACTCAACCAGATCACCGATCTGACCCAAAACGGACAGTGCACCCGCGAGAAGCAGGATTCCCGGTCGAACCCGATAAAGGGGCAGGAGGAAGGGGAAAACCAATGCTCCTCCAATGCCACTCAACAATCCAGCCACAGCCCCCTCCCAGGTCTTTCCGGGGCTGACCGAAGGGTAGAGCTTGTGTTTTCCCACGGTGCGTCCGACATAAAAGGCCCCTGTATCGCTGGCAAAGACCACAAAAAGGAGGAAAAAAATCCAGTAATTACCCTTAGGGAAACGATCAATGATGATAAGAAAGGAGAGTGGTACGCAGATATAAACGGACCCCAAAACCGTCCTTCCGGCCCAATCGATTGATTCCCGAAAGGATATGCCGGTGAACAGCATTAAAAGGGCCAGCGGCAAAGCAGCGAAAAGGAAAATCAGCACTGGAACAGAATAGAAATTTCCAAGGGAGGCTGAGAGAAAGAGGCAAAGAGCCAGGCCATAAGTTCCACCCTTGATCCAGGCAGGCGATCCGGGGCAAGCGATTTTAAAGAATTCCCAAAGGCCGATGACGCCAAAAATGGCCACGAGGAGATGAAAACACCACCTGGGGCCGATTCCGATGAGATAGATCAGCACCGGCACCGCGACGATTCCTGTGAGCCATCTCTTGAGGTGCATCACTGCGTCACATGCCCCGCGTCCCGTGGAGAAATGGGTTTTCCGCCTTCCGCCACCTGATCCCCTGTGGCCCCGAACCTCCTTTCCCTTTTCTGGAATTCCTCGAGGGCCTTGAGGTATTCCTCCCTCCTGAAATCCGGCCAGTAGGTCGGGGTGATGTAAATCTCCGTATAGGCCATTTGCCAAAGGAGGAAGTTGCTCAATCGGAACTCCCCGCTGGTCCTGATCAACAGATCGGGATCCGGCATTCCGGCCGTATAAAGGGCATCGGAGATCATCCCTTCCGTGATTGCCTTGGCCGACAATTCTCCTGCCTCAATGCGGGCGGCCAGCTTTTGGAACGCATCGAATATTTCCTGGCGCGATCCGTAACTCAGGGCGAGGGTGAGGACCATATTGCTGTTCCCGGAGGTAAGTTCCTTGGTTTCCCTCAGGGTCTCCTGCACGTCCGCGGGCAGCTTTCCGATCCTCCCGATGGTGTTCAGGCGTATTCCGTTTTCCAGCATCTCCTGGAGTTCGGACTTCAAAAAACGCTTCAGCAATCCCATCAGGGCCCGGATCTCGTATTTCGGCCTCACCCAGTTTTCCTCTGAAAATGCATAAAGGGTGAGCCAGCGGATCCCGAGTTCCCTGCTGGTGCGTACAATCACCCGGACCGATTCGGCCCCCACTTCGTGGCCCCGGACGCGGTTCATGGCCCTTTGCCTGGCCCACCGGCCGTTTCCGTCCATGATGATGGCCACGTGTTTCGGTAATTTTTCAGGATCGATATTGGGCATTCTTCAAGGTTTATGAATGGATGGGGGAGTGCCGCCATGCCGGCCTAATGCGGAGGAATGCTCCCCGGTATATTCCCCGGATCCCGCCGGGCCGGCGATCCAACGGCACAGGTTGCGCGGTTCTCTGTGGGGCGGGGAAAAGGGTATCCCGACTCCGATGGGAATCCTAGAATTCCATGATTTCTTTTTCCTTCTCCGAGGTGATCTCGTCGATCTTCTTGATAAATTCATCGGTGATCTTTTGGACCTCCTCCTGCCCCCTGAAGGCTTCATCCTCGGAGATCTCCTTTTCGTTCTTCAATTCCTTCAGGTACTCGTTCGCCTCCCGCCTGTGATTTCGAATGGAGATCTTACCTTCTTCAGCCATCTTTTTGGCCAGTTTGGCCAATTCTTTTCTCCGTTCCTCAGTGAGCGGTGGAATTGGAATCCTGATCATCTTTCCATCGTTCATGGGGGTCAGGCCCAATTCCGACTTAAGGATACTCTTTTCAATCTCCCCAATAATGGACTGGTCCCAGGGTTTAACGAGGATCAAGCGGCTTTCCGGCACCGAAAGAGACGCCACTTGGTCCAGGGGCATCTGTGTATCGTAGCAATCGACCCGTATCCCATCCAGGAGCGCCGTCGAGGCCCTGCCGGTGCGGAGCTTGGAAAACTCCCTCTTGAGGGCTTCGATGGTCTTGTTCATCTTTTCCCGCGTCTCAGATAGAATCTCTTCTTTCATGATTCGCCTCCTGAAATGAGTGTTCCCACGTCTTCCCCGAAAACCGCCCTCTCGATGTTTCCAGGTCTTTTCATATTGAAGACGACGATGGGTAGTCCCTGGTCCTTCGCCAGGGAGACCGAGGTCAAGTCCATGACCTTGAGATTCATGGCCAAAACCTGGTCATAGGTCAATCTTGAAAACCGCTTGGCCGTGGGGACCTCCGCAGGATCGGCATCGAACACTCCATCCACCTTTGTTGCCTTCAAAAAAACGCCGGCCTGGATCTCCAGGGCCCGCAGGGTGGCTGCCGTATCCGTACTGAAAAAAGGATTACCGGTCCCCGCCGTGAAGATCACAACCCGCCCCTTATGGAGATGGTCCACGGCGCGGGATCGGATATAGGGTTCGGCGATCTCGTTCATTTCAACCGCAGACATGACCCTCGTCTCAACTCCCCGTCCCTTTAGGGCCTCACCCAACGCGATACCGTTTATTACCGTGGCAAGCATGCCCATGTGATCGGCGGGTACCCGGCCTATGCCGTACTCGCCGGCCTTCAACCCTCTGAAGATATTCCCTCCGCCGACCACCACGGCCACCTCTATGCCCTTAGTTTGGAGTCCCTGAATTTCGCGGGCCACCTTTCCGAGGGTCTCCGGTTCAATACCGAAGGACTGATCCCCCATCAAGGCCTCCCCGCTCACTTTGAGCAGGACTCGCCTGTATCGGGGGGGCTTACTTGGCATCTGCCTCCCCCAGTTGATACCGGACAAAACGCCGAATCACGATATTCTCTCCGGTTTTGGCCATCAGTTCATTGAGAAGGTCCTGGACCGTGATATCGGGATTTTTCACATAGGCCTGTTCCAGCAGGCAGACCTCGGAATAGAACTTTTTCAATTTTCCCTCGACGATCCTATCGATCACCTTTTCCGGTTTACCGGAGGCCTTAGCCTGGGTTGCGTAAATCTCTTTTTCCTTTGCCAGGATTTCCTCCGGCACGCCTTCCCGGTCGATGGCGAGTGGATTGGTGGCCGCAATCTGCATGGCGATATTCTTGACGAATTCAGAAAAGTCATCGGTCTTGGCCGAAAAATCCGTCTCGCAGTTCACCTCGACCAGGACGCCTATCTTTCCGCCTGCATGGATGTAGGACTGAATCTGTCCCTCTGAAGTAGCCCGACCTCCCCTCTTCTGGGCTGTGGCGATCCCTTTCTTCCTGAGATATTCCACGGCCTTTTCCATATCGCCGTCACAGGCCTGGAGGGCCTCTTTACAATCCATGACCCCCACGCCGGTCTTTTCCCTCAACTCCTTAACCAATGTCGCTTTGATTTCCAATTTACGATTCCTCCGCGATCTCTTCTTGAGTTTTCGGTTCACCCTCCCGCTTTCCGACTACGATCACTTCCGGTCCGCTTTCATCCTCCGAAGGGGGGGTGGTTACGGGCTGCTTTTCTTCCTCCTCTTTTTCGGCCTCGGCTTCCGCCCTGAGTCGTTCCTCCGCAATCTTGTGTCCTTCTATACAAGCGTCGGCGATCTTGGATGAAATCAGCCGGATGGCCCTGATGGCGTCATCATTGCCCGGAATGATATAGTCGATGTCATCGGGATCACAATTCGTGTCGGCGATGGCCACCAGGGGAATACCCAGTTTTCTCACCTCTCTCACCGCTATATGTTCCTTCTTCGGATCCACGATGAAAACGGCTCCCGGCAATTCGTCCATATCCTTGATTCCGCCTAAATTCTTCTCCAGCTTGACCAACTCCTTCTCCATCTTGAGCGCTTCCTTCTTCGTGTAACGGCTGATGGTTCCGTCCTGGATCATGCTTTCCAACTCCTTCAGTCGAGACACGCTACGCCGAATGGTCTGGAAATTGGTCAGGGTACCGCCCAGCCAACGGTTCACCACATAAAACATTCCGCATCGCTCCGCTTCCTCGACAATGGAGTCATGGGCCTGTTTTTTCGTACCAACGAAGAGAA
This Deltaproteobacteria bacterium DNA region includes the following protein-coding sequences:
- a CDS encoding septal ring lytic transglycosylase RlpA family protein, coding for MRKILLPLLVLSVSFVSCARKEVTRPPLPPAPSKRIVLPRDKTGAYPAPYEVGGKRYYPLPESIGFVQYGKASWYGDGFHGRLTSSGEPFDMHKKSAAHKTLPLGSLVKVTNLENGKHTIVRINDRGPFVKDRIIDLSYAAAKEIDLVDKGVAEVKIVALAEEVGEQGEKGTSPPVVKVGNFGRGKFTVQVGAFENERNALELARRLKVLYDYVRVIVHRARNGKNYYKVWVSQCGTLERARRIEKELEETGFTGAFIVRI
- the coaD gene encoding pantetheine-phosphate adenylyltransferase — its product is MSTQTVIYPGTFDPITNGHLSIITRALKIFDKVIIALLNNPNKVPLFSMDERMEMIREVCKDIPNVEVDTYDGLLVDYVVEKESNVILRGLRAMSDFEYEFQMQLMNRKLNRNVQSVFLMTDYKWFYTSSTIIKEAASLGGDISGLVPSIVCRKLKEKYGYG
- the rsmD gene encoding 16S rRNA (guanine(966)-N(2))-methyltransferase RsmD — protein: MRITGGRMKGRRLATLKGMDIRPTADKVREAMFDLLGQDMTEARVLDLFAGTGILGIEALSRGACKALFVDRSLRSVRLVRKNLRVCGFEAFSVVVKGDVSRVLKSRAILKEDRFDLVFVDPPYGKGLLPPVLELLQSAEILASPSIVVAESSKGDELPGKIGRLETAGRKYYGETKLTLYHYEDD
- the pssA gene encoding CDP-diacylglycerol--serine O-phosphatidyltransferase → MSTKRKKRNRTSRRKGIYLLPNLFTSASLFGGFYAIIASMQDRYEAAAIAILVSALFDGLDGRVARFTHTTSDFGVEYDSLSDLIAFGVAPGILAFKWALAPYGRLGWLAAFMYVICGALRLARFNIQKSVVEPNYFRGLPIPAAASLVSSWVLFANEMGGILQSKPFMALTLIYILSFLMVSTIRYLSFKKFDIRHRKPFNMLVSVILVGIVIAYRPTFMLFLITLAYTISGPAMTLFRLSRRRVRAGRGVIREGPERVIPVTGSPGGDGGIDYTDTPGGSNPEGR
- a CDS encoding phosphatidylserine decarboxylase family protein encodes the protein MKTRSKVERTKIHNRLPVAREGFPFILIGILITLSCLLFHLLVPGILAAVLTLFTIYFFRDPDRRAEVEEKVILAPADGRVVEIRTLEDGENPFGEPAFKVGIFMSIFDVHVNRIPTTGRISKIQYRPGRFLSANLDKASEENENNRITLETPDGGRLLVVQIAGLIARRIACWVRENDLVKAGMRFGLIRFGSRLDVYLPRESRVLVQRNQKVKAGLTKLGYLP
- the tsaB gene encoding tRNA (adenosine(37)-N6)-threonylcarbamoyltransferase complex dimerization subunit type 1 TsaB, translating into MIAVLLALNTSSRQFSVALLKEEGDLVGELSLAPQGKNYTGLMPAVDYLLEHAGVRPRNLKAVAAAIGPGSFTGLRVGLAAAKGFCQGLDIPLIGISSLEALALQAPCCALPVCAILESRRGEVFSALFRRLEDEKVERVTEDMSIKIERLSSIVRERTFFLGNDFGRQGSLISKALGEDALLAPSSLWNPRASSVGCLALKRFHKADFDGLPDLVPTYMRPPDIRPNPYPVISQGETSIAPGD
- the rseP gene encoding RIP metalloprotease RseP, with the translated sequence MHFFLYYTLPFIVVLGVLIFFHELGHFLMAKYFRVKVLKFSLGFGPRIVGKTIGETEYVVSAVPLGGYVKMLGEDGEEEEPIAPEDEERAFQNQHVLKRMAIVAAGPVFNLILALFLFFGIYWVSGAYVTLPEIGEVTSGSAAAEAGLKKGDVVLSIQGKKIEEWLEMREIIRDKAGIPLEITVRRGGKVLTFKVTPREHIEKVYGQEIKSALIGIVSSGKYKKIEFGPLSAFQRAVLETWKWIERTCMVVVDLVRGRLSLKLLGGPIMIGKMTGDVAQESLPLLLPFMAMVSVNLGILNLFPIPILDGGLLLFLLVELVSGRPISLKKRDLAQKVGLAILIFLMIFVTYNDILKLIKQ
- a CDS encoding 1-deoxy-D-xylulose-5-phosphate reductoisomerase is translated as MKNVALLGSTGSIGTSALGIIEQFPDRYRVVALSAGKNLDLLAFQIRKFKPRAVAVLEEADASSLREKIPGGLPYVFAGVEGFARLAALDEVDTVISAITGSAGLIPTFAAVEAGKNVALANKETMVMAGSLVMEKAREKGINILPVDSEHSAIFQCLQGHPREDLRRIILTASGGPFRNMTLEELVSVTPEQALQHPNWSMGRKITIDSATLMNKGLEAIEARWLFDLKMDQISILIHPQSIIHSMVEYKDGSVIAQLGVPDMATPISYALSYPNHLETHVPPLRLEDAAALSFERCDRRKYRCLDLALRAAEIGDSMPAVMNGANEVAVEAFLEKRIGFLQIPQLIEKAMEAHAPFQVENIESVMEADAWARRKAEDLLKKMSR
- a CDS encoding SDR family oxidoreductase, whose amino-acid sequence is MSRTSKFDRVRVLVTGGAGFLGSHLCERLLKDGCDVLCLDNYFTGQKRNIFHLLKDPGFEVIRHDIVNPIFLEVDQIYNLACPASPIHYQFNPVKTTKTSVMGAIHMLGLAKRVKAKVLQASTSEVYGDPTEHPQGEAYWGNVNPIGPRACYDEGKRCAETLFFDYHRQNGVNIRVVRIFNTYGPRMHPDDGRVISNFITQALHGEPITIFGDGSQTRSFCYVEDMVDGIVKMMNAGDDFTGPVNLGNPAESSILDLAKLIIRLTGSKSRLEFKPTIPDDPKRRRPDITLARERLGWEPRVPLEEGLKRTIDYFRGLFEEK
- a CDS encoding phosphatidate cytidylyltransferase encodes the protein MHLKRWLTGIVAVPVLIYLIGIGPRWCFHLLVAIFGVIGLWEFFKIACPGSPAWIKGGTYGLALCLFLSASLGNFYSVPVLIFLFAALPLALLMLFTGISFRESIDWAGRTVLGSVYICVPLSFLIIIDRFPKGNYWIFFLLFVVFASDTGAFYVGRTVGKHKLYPSVSPGKTWEGAVAGLLSGIGGALVFPFLLPLYRVRPGILLLAGALSVLGQIGDLVESMIKRLCGVKDSGGILPGHGGVLDRIDALLFAVPLLYLYLSWSA
- a CDS encoding isoprenyl transferase, with the translated sequence MPNIDPEKLPKHVAIIMDGNGRWARQRAMNRVRGHEVGAESVRVIVRTSRELGIRWLTLYAFSEENWVRPKYEIRALMGLLKRFLKSELQEMLENGIRLNTIGRIGKLPADVQETLRETKELTSGNSNMVLTLALSYGSRQEIFDAFQKLAARIEAGELSAKAITEGMISDALYTAGMPDPDLLIRTSGEFRLSNFLLWQMAYTEIYITPTYWPDFRREEYLKALEEFQKRERRFGATGDQVAEGGKPISPRDAGHVTQ